The Peribacillus simplex genome contains a region encoding:
- a CDS encoding DUF5316 family protein → MFQFFLIVGIVSIVISGVFIGAWTGGQQQGANFHSETTKNRSFRTKIALISGLIALISLGISGLIYFI, encoded by the coding sequence ATGTTTCAGTTTTTTCTTATTGTTGGGATAGTAAGTATTGTTATTTCAGGTGTTTTTATCGGAGCATGGACCGGTGGACAACAACAAGGAGCAAATTTTCATTCAGAAACAACAAAAAATCGAAGCTTTAGAACGAAAATAGCATTAATCTCAGGTCTCATAGCTCTAATTTCTTTGGGTATTTCTGGATTAATATACTTTATATAA
- a CDS encoding helix-turn-helix domain-containing protein: MNSPLVSTTLRVNELARLIGLGNNKVHAMMVELVNEGYLKKEGRSYAINVNDEELDKWRDKE, encoded by the coding sequence ATTAACTCACCCCTTGTATCTACAACGCTCCGAGTAAATGAGTTAGCAAGATTGATAGGTTTAGGGAATAATAAGGTTCATGCCATGATGGTGGAATTAGTAAATGAAGGGTATTTGAAGAAGGAAGGCAGAAGTTATGCCATTAACGTGAATGATGAAGAATTGGATAAATGGAGAGATAAGGAATGA
- a CDS encoding IS3 family transposase (programmed frameshift), which yields MTKYTIDEKLHAVLEYLEGKKSYKSIAQERNVGLSPLKRWVARYLKHGMEGLASSYTNYTLPFKLEVLKYMNEYGASINETAVHYNLPSDSTLLNWANQFKEGGIDALKPKKKGRLSMKKETKKTSPANGSQEALLAELEYLRAENAYPKKVECLSSRKGSLTKKEKAKVVHELRKQFDLNLLLSISKMARSTYYYWVNAFGREDKYTEIKSLIKEIFHTHKGRYGYRRITLELRNRGARINHKTVLRLMNELGLKSLVRMKKYRSYKGNIGKIAPNILARDFKAAKSNEKWVTDVTEFHLAGEKLYLSAILDLFNGEIIAYNIESRPVYPLVSKMLDKAFDRLESKDSPILHSDQGWHYQMKQYSHDLKRHNITQSMSRKGNCLDNAVIENFFGLLKSELLYLQEFESMEHFKQELEEYIHYYNHQRIKVKLKGMSPVDYRVHALKAA from the exons TTGACTAAATATACGATAGACGAAAAATTACATGCAGTTTTAGAGTACTTAGAAGGAAAAAAATCCTATAAATCCATTGCACAAGAAAGAAATGTAGGTTTATCCCCTCTGAAAAGATGGGTCGCTCGCTATCTAAAACATGGGATGGAAGGACTTGCTTCATCCTATACAAATTACACTCTGCCCTTTAAACTAGAGGTACTTAAATATATGAACGAATATGGGGCATCGATCAACGAGACCGCTGTACACTATAACCTTCCTTCCGATTCTACACTTTTGAATTGGGCAAATCAGTTTAAGGAAGGCGGTATAGACGCCCTTAAACCAAAGAAAAAGGGGCGTCTATCCATGAAAAAAGAAACCAAGAAAACATCGCCAGCTAATGGCTCTCAAGAAGCACTTCTTGCCGAATTAGAATACTTACGTGCAGAGAATGCCTATC CTAAAAAAGTTGAATGCCTTAGTTCAAGAAAAGGAAGCCTTACAAAGAAAGAAAAAGCGAAAGTAGTCCATGAACTAAGGAAACAATTTGATTTAAATCTGCTTCTATCCATTTCTAAAATGGCACGGAGTACGTACTATTATTGGGTAAACGCCTTCGGGCGTGAGGATAAATACACAGAAATTAAATCACTTATCAAAGAGATTTTCCATACGCATAAAGGGCGTTATGGGTATCGGCGTATCACCCTAGAATTACGTAACCGAGGTGCTCGCATCAATCATAAAACAGTTCTCCGATTGATGAATGAACTAGGATTGAAGTCATTGGTTCGCATGAAGAAATATCGTTCGTACAAAGGGAACATCGGCAAGATTGCGCCCAACATTCTAGCACGTGATTTCAAGGCGGCAAAGTCCAATGAAAAATGGGTGACAGACGTCACCGAATTCCATCTAGCTGGGGAGAAACTATACTTATCGGCCATTCTTGATTTGTTTAATGGTGAAATCATCGCCTATAATATCGAATCTCGGCCTGTTTATCCGCTCGTTTCCAAAATGCTGGATAAAGCCTTTGATCGCTTGGAATCGAAAGATTCACCCATTCTCCATTCAGATCAGGGCTGGCATTATCAGATGAAACAATACTCGCATGATTTGAAAAGACATAACATTACACAAAGCATGTCCCGCAAAGGAAATTGTCTCGATAATGCGGTCATTGAAAACTTCTTTGGCTTATTAAAATCCGAATTACTCTATCTTCAAGAATTTGAAAGCATGGAGCATTTCAAACAAGAACTAGAAGAATATATCCATTACTACAATCATCAGCGAATCAAGGTAAAATTAAAAGGCATGAGCCCGGTAGATTACCGGGTTCATGCCCTCAAGGCTGCCTAA
- a CDS encoding sigma-70 family RNA polymerase sigma factor: MIRLVKKAQKGNDKAFLKLYQQFEEDIYRLAYVYVKNKDDALDVVQEVAYQSFKKIDTLKKPEYFKTWLMKITINCAINIIRKNKKVVLLKSDFEVLMGTEEEDLLLSLSLQELMDFLQEDEKSVILLRFYHDHTLKEISEILEIPLGTAKSVLYRALNKLRKNYKEAGNYE; encoded by the coding sequence ATGATACGTTTGGTAAAAAAAGCTCAAAAAGGGAATGATAAAGCCTTTTTGAAGCTTTACCAACAATTTGAAGAAGATATTTATCGGCTGGCATATGTTTATGTGAAAAATAAAGATGATGCTTTAGATGTAGTTCAAGAAGTAGCGTATCAGTCATTTAAAAAAATAGATACTTTGAAAAAACCCGAGTATTTCAAAACATGGCTGATGAAAATTACCATTAATTGTGCAATCAATATAATTAGAAAAAACAAAAAGGTGGTTCTACTAAAATCCGATTTTGAAGTATTAATGGGGACGGAAGAAGAAGATCTTTTACTTTCACTATCATTACAAGAGTTAATGGATTTTTTGCAAGAGGATGAGAAGAGCGTTATTCTATTAAGGTTTTATCATGACCATACATTAAAAGAAATATCAGAGATATTAGAGATACCCCTTGGCACAGCAAAATCAGTCTTATACCGGGCGCTAAATAAACTCCGTAAAAATTATAAGGAGGCTGGTAATTATGAATAA
- a CDS encoding GNAT family N-acetyltransferase — MEKPIHYTIEPPGNFKQLLTLYESLGWNSLKLTVNDLKQMCTQSWYAIYAFDEQQLVGMGRVISDGVITGVVCGVCVLPSYQSKGIGKEMLNRIIEHCEQNRVIPQLMCVESLESYYDTFGFEKFTIGMAKNINR; from the coding sequence ATGGAAAAACCTATACATTATACAATAGAACCCCCTGGAAATTTTAAGCAATTACTAACCTTATATGAATCTTTAGGATGGAATTCACTTAAATTAACAGTTAATGATTTGAAACAAATGTGCACTCAAAGTTGGTATGCAATTTATGCTTTTGATGAACAACAGTTAGTGGGTATGGGACGTGTTATTTCAGATGGTGTGATTACTGGAGTTGTATGTGGAGTGTGTGTACTACCGAGCTACCAGTCCAAAGGAATCGGCAAAGAGATGTTGAATCGAATAATTGAACATTGTGAGCAAAATCGAGTAATTCCTCAACTTATGTGTGTAGAAAGTTTGGAATCATATTATGACACTTTTGGATTTGAGAAGTTTACCATTGGTATGGCAAAGAATATAAATCGATAA
- a CDS encoding IS110 family transposase, which yields MVVDEEALGNKIDEFCTSRSRKWANTKAKKLIAAAAKNPFQTTLYQSHIMSLEMYIKMLIEYQKHLSKLEEEIGALAKEIEEYKIIQSIPGIGEKIAATIISEIGEIDRFNHPKKLVAFAGIDPSIFESGRFKGSVNKITKRGSSRLRHALYMAVRCAIRDCRKKKTTDEVIPRNKRLREFYDKKRKEGKPYKVVVIACANKLLQWIYALLQNNSTFQDLA from the coding sequence TTGGTAGTCGATGAAGAAGCTTTAGGTAATAAAATCGATGAATTTTGTACAAGTCGTTCAAGAAAGTGGGCAAATACAAAGGCAAAGAAACTTATAGCTGCAGCAGCTAAAAATCCCTTTCAGACAACACTGTATCAAAGTCATATAATGAGCTTAGAAATGTATATCAAAATGCTTATAGAATACCAAAAGCACCTATCAAAGTTGGAAGAAGAGATAGGTGCTTTGGCTAAAGAAATTGAAGAATATAAGATAATCCAATCAATCCCTGGTATCGGTGAAAAAATCGCGGCAACGATTATTTCTGAAATTGGTGAGATTGATCGGTTTAATCACCCTAAAAAACTCGTAGCATTTGCAGGAATTGATCCTAGTATCTTTGAATCTGGTAGATTCAAGGGATCCGTAAACAAAATAACCAAAAGAGGTTCGAGTAGATTACGGCATGCCTTATATATGGCTGTTCGATGTGCCATTCGTGATTGTCGCAAAAAGAAAACGACTGATGAAGTTATCCCTCGTAACAAGAGATTACGTGAGTTCTATGATAAGAAACGGAAAGAAGGAAAGCCCTATAAAGTAGTTGTTATAGCATGTGCTAATAAGCTTCTACAATGGATATATGCACTATTACAAAACAACTCGACTTTCCAAGACCTGGCCTAG
- a CDS encoding GNAT family N-acetyltransferase — protein sequence MNYRVIINMPISNHEVPELRELVGWGRRDKDYPTLFERCNFWAGVRDENNKLIAFGYVCGMGLEHGYMEDIIVHPEYQKQGIGVKLVKELLQESERFGLGIVTVTYEEANINFYKTCGFTPGSGGVWHS from the coding sequence ATGAACTATAGAGTCATAATAAACATGCCAATATCTAATCATGAAGTACCTGAATTAAGAGAGCTTGTTGGGTGGGGAAGACGCGATAAAGATTACCCTACATTGTTTGAGCGTTGCAATTTCTGGGCTGGGGTTAGAGACGAAAATAATAAACTAATAGCATTTGGTTATGTTTGTGGAATGGGCTTAGAACATGGATATATGGAAGATATTATTGTTCATCCTGAATATCAAAAACAGGGAATTGGAGTTAAATTGGTAAAAGAATTATTACAAGAATCTGAACGTTTTGGATTAGGAATTGTAACTGTAACATATGAGGAAGCAAATATAAACTTTTATAAAACATGTGGCTTTACACCTGGTTCAGGAGGAGTTTGGCATTCATAA
- a CDS encoding class I SAM-dependent methyltransferase — translation MEVNFGNVAKNYAQYRNDLPVELLESLKLRGIDFNNKKVVDLGSGTGVLSRVLHNEGAAVVGVEPSAELIEQAKAIDKSEGNIIEYINTYAESTTLDNDLFDYVTVLRAWHWFNREKTLDEIKRILAKKGKLIVMDSGFISKSKVIDDTLQIIKAHMPTGELKPAGAKAESKQFINGFPVEWFKEWQEHKFNLKETYKFNYTVSFTNEDWCGRVGSLSWLSGFTENQRNEILDEIFTHLVKEYGDIQHNIQHGCFITILNHL, via the coding sequence ATGGAAGTGAATTTTGGTAACGTGGCAAAAAATTACGCTCAATATAGAAATGACTTACCTGTTGAGTTATTGGAAAGTTTAAAACTTAGAGGAATAGATTTTAACAATAAAAAAGTGGTGGATTTAGGTTCTGGGACGGGAGTATTAAGTCGAGTTTTACATAATGAGGGTGCAGCTGTTGTGGGAGTAGAACCTTCAGCAGAATTAATAGAACAAGCGAAAGCAATTGATAAGAGTGAAGGTAATATTATTGAGTATATAAATACATACGCTGAATCTACAACGTTAGACAATGATTTGTTTGATTATGTAACTGTTTTAAGAGCATGGCACTGGTTTAATCGGGAAAAAACCCTAGATGAAATTAAAAGAATTCTGGCGAAAAAGGGTAAATTGATTGTAATGGATTCAGGGTTTATATCAAAAAGTAAAGTTATAGATGATACACTTCAAATTATTAAAGCACATATGCCAACTGGAGAGTTAAAACCTGCTGGGGCTAAGGCTGAATCAAAACAGTTTATCAATGGATTTCCAGTTGAGTGGTTTAAAGAATGGCAGGAACATAAATTTAACTTAAAAGAAACATATAAGTTCAATTACACAGTATCTTTTACAAATGAAGACTGGTGTGGAAGAGTTGGTTCTCTATCTTGGCTTTCAGGATTTACAGAAAATCAACGAAATGAAATACTTGATGAAATCTTTACTCATTTAGTAAAAGAATATGGAGACATTCAACATAATATCCAACATGGATGCTTTATAACTATATTGAATCATTTATAA
- a CDS encoding APC family permease, translating into MQENLNKKVGGSASEHYDSDAAQLASLGYESEFRRDMSPWANFSLGFTYLSPVVGVYSLFAYALAQGGPPMIWSFFIVGLGQLLVALVFSEIVAQYPVAGGVYPWARRLWGRKWAWMTGWVYLMALLVTIASVAYGAGPYLAQVLGFEVSVDSAILCAVVLLALSTIINFLGTKVLAAAAVIGFAAELIGALVVGFWLLITQRVHGLDVLFDSFGAQGSHSYMYAFAAAGLIGIFQYYGFEACGDVAEEVPNPGVLIPKAMRRTIYIGGAAATFVCLALVLSVADIPAVIAGKDVTPVDTLLNDAFGAVGAKIVLGIVLISFLSCVMSLQAAASRLAYSYGRDDMIVGSRLLKKFSAARHIPPYALLLAAIVPALIVLGSKVSTDALTKVISFAAFGIYLGFQMVVFAALRARLKGWKPSGKYQLGKWGLPVNIGALVYGIIAMINMCWPRTPDAPWYDNYIVLVSGVIVVGIGLLYMMIHRSYGHSNVPYNVAIPKKYISHKNKRNDMSM; encoded by the coding sequence ATGCAAGAAAATCTGAATAAAAAAGTTGGAGGTTCTGCGTCAGAACATTATGATAGTGATGCTGCACAACTGGCATCGCTTGGATATGAATCTGAATTTCGCCGCGACATGAGTCCGTGGGCAAACTTTTCGCTAGGGTTCACTTATCTTTCACCTGTAGTAGGTGTGTACTCACTATTTGCATACGCACTTGCGCAAGGTGGCCCACCTATGATTTGGAGTTTTTTTATCGTTGGACTCGGACAATTACTAGTCGCACTTGTCTTCAGTGAGATTGTTGCGCAATACCCTGTTGCAGGAGGAGTTTATCCTTGGGCACGAAGACTATGGGGGCGCAAGTGGGCGTGGATGACTGGCTGGGTTTACTTAATGGCCTTGCTTGTGACGATTGCCAGTGTCGCGTACGGAGCTGGACCTTATCTAGCACAAGTTTTGGGTTTTGAAGTATCGGTGGACTCCGCGATTCTTTGTGCAGTAGTCCTTCTTGCACTATCGACTATCATCAATTTTCTTGGCACAAAGGTTCTCGCAGCTGCAGCAGTTATTGGTTTTGCTGCTGAACTTATCGGTGCGCTTGTAGTTGGATTTTGGTTGCTTATCACACAAAGGGTGCACGGTCTTGATGTGCTCTTTGATTCTTTTGGTGCTCAAGGTAGTCATAGCTACATGTATGCATTTGCAGCAGCTGGATTAATTGGAATTTTTCAATATTATGGGTTCGAAGCTTGTGGTGATGTTGCTGAAGAAGTACCGAATCCAGGTGTTCTTATCCCAAAGGCAATGCGTCGGACCATTTACATTGGCGGTGCTGCAGCAACTTTTGTTTGCCTTGCTTTAGTACTATCAGTTGCTGATATCCCAGCAGTTATCGCTGGTAAGGACGTAACGCCTGTTGATACCTTACTAAACGATGCATTTGGTGCTGTTGGCGCGAAAATTGTACTGGGTATTGTGTTGATTTCTTTCCTTTCATGTGTAATGAGTTTACAAGCGGCAGCAAGCAGACTTGCCTATTCGTATGGCCGTGATGACATGATTGTAGGAAGCCGATTGTTAAAGAAATTTTCGGCTGCTCGTCACATTCCACCTTATGCGCTGCTTCTTGCCGCAATTGTCCCAGCCCTCATTGTGCTTGGATCAAAAGTGTCTACAGATGCGCTCACAAAGGTAATCAGTTTTGCGGCATTTGGCATTTATCTTGGATTCCAAATGGTTGTCTTTGCTGCACTTCGAGCTAGACTAAAAGGATGGAAGCCAAGTGGTAAGTATCAATTGGGCAAGTGGGGACTGCCCGTCAATATTGGTGCGCTTGTCTACGGAATCATCGCAATGATCAACATGTGTTGGCCAAGAACGCCAGATGCACCTTGGTATGATAACTATATCGTGCTCGTTTCAGGAGTCATAGTTGTAGGTATTGGTTTACTGTATATGATGATTCATCGTAGCTACGGACATAGCAATGTGCCGTATAATGTTGCGATACCGAAAAAATATATCTCTCATAAAAACAAGCGCAATGACATGTCAATGTAG
- a CDS encoding NUDIX hydrolase: MEPKWLDWAKQLQSIAQAGLTYSKDVYDLERFELIRNISVEILSHQTDMDMTVIKDLIANETGYATPKVDIRAVVFRNNKILMVKENTDGDWALPGGWADIGLTPSEVAVKEVKEESGFDVKAIKLLGVLDKKCHPHPPSLYHVYKIFIQCEIIGGQPMKGKETSAVDFFAENELPALSIARNTKTQIEMAFKNLNNPEEPVYFD; this comes from the coding sequence ATGGAACCAAAATGGCTTGATTGGGCGAAACAACTTCAATCCATTGCACAGGCGGGATTAACTTATTCAAAAGATGTTTATGATTTGGAGAGATTTGAATTAATAAGAAATATAAGCGTTGAAATACTGTCACATCAAACGGATATGGATATGACCGTAATAAAGGATTTAATTGCAAATGAAACTGGTTATGCAACTCCTAAAGTAGATATTAGGGCTGTGGTCTTTAGGAATAATAAAATATTAATGGTCAAAGAAAACACTGATGGTGACTGGGCGTTACCAGGTGGTTGGGCTGATATCGGATTAACTCCAAGTGAAGTCGCAGTTAAAGAAGTAAAAGAAGAATCAGGGTTTGACGTAAAAGCAATCAAGTTGTTGGGTGTACTTGATAAGAAGTGTCACCCGCATCCTCCTTCTCTTTATCACGTTTATAAAATATTTATTCAATGTGAAATAATTGGCGGACAACCAATGAAAGGCAAAGAAACAAGTGCAGTTGATTTTTTTGCTGAAAATGAACTACCAGCATTATCAATAGCTCGGAATACAAAAACACAAATTGAGATGGCATTTAAGAATTTAAATAATCCCGAAGAACCCGTCTATTTTGATTAA
- a CDS encoding NIPSNAP family protein, whose product MVTCYLKYVIDPYKLNEFEEYGKMWIRLVNKLGGTHQGYFLPHEGANNIAYALFTFPSLAAYEEYRVKMALDAECQEAYKFAEETKCILSYKRSFMRPIFE is encoded by the coding sequence ATGGTTACATGCTATTTGAAATATGTTATTGACCCATATAAATTAAATGAGTTCGAGGAATACGGTAAGATGTGGATTCGATTAGTTAATAAATTAGGCGGTACACATCAGGGCTATTTCCTTCCACATGAGGGTGCTAATAATATTGCTTATGCATTATTCACTTTCCCAAGTTTAGCAGCATATGAAGAGTACCGAGTAAAAATGGCATTGGATGCAGAATGTCAAGAAGCATATAAATTTGCAGAAGAGACTAAATGTATTTTAAGTTATAAGAGAAGCTTTATGCGTCCTATATTCGAATGA
- a CDS encoding Vgb family protein, which yields MKLRNDFLYIGDGSDNTVKTFDAETGRFLGSFVASGSNGLSGPRGLIFDHVGNLLVTNQNVGQPQNGDVLKYNGQTGAFLGELVKSNAPGAPFAPRGIVLSKQNILFVADMGDVDVPGEVRMYNGTTGVFLGNLDHSGFTGQFHPRALVIGPDSLLYVSVRNLPQPEGGAVLRFNPKTGKFLGVFIESNTLNDLNRPEGLVFGPDDNLYITSFRRDASNTDKILIFDGETGKFLDKIDLDFVGQPRAFAQAILFGPDGKLFVPINGDGPDTGSVLRYNLHHHHKTFDVFVPPASAGGPLGMPWYLTFGNTNPGTLAYQHDQEESSDHHHHHVDESS from the coding sequence ATGAAATTACGAAATGACTTTCTCTACATTGGTGACGGCTCAGACAACACCGTGAAGACTTTCGATGCAGAAACGGGGAGGTTTCTTGGCAGTTTTGTTGCATCCGGCAGCAATGGCTTAAGCGGTCCTCGAGGACTGATTTTCGACCATGTGGGTAATCTCCTAGTCACGAACCAAAACGTTGGACAACCTCAGAATGGTGACGTTTTGAAGTATAATGGGCAGACCGGTGCATTTCTGGGTGAACTTGTCAAATCGAATGCACCAGGCGCCCCGTTTGCACCGCGCGGCATCGTTCTGTCGAAACAAAATATCCTGTTTGTGGCGGACATGGGTGACGTAGACGTGCCGGGAGAAGTACGGATGTATAATGGCACCACTGGGGTGTTTCTTGGAAACCTCGACCACTCCGGCTTCACTGGACAGTTCCATCCTCGTGCTTTGGTCATTGGTCCCGACAGCTTGCTGTATGTCTCCGTACGCAATCTGCCACAGCCGGAAGGTGGAGCTGTTCTGCGATTTAATCCGAAAACTGGGAAGTTCCTTGGAGTATTCATTGAGAGCAACACTCTTAACGACCTCAACCGTCCAGAAGGCTTAGTCTTCGGTCCCGATGACAACCTCTATATCACCAGTTTCAGAAGGGACGCGAGTAACACGGACAAAATTCTGATTTTCGACGGTGAAACGGGCAAGTTTCTCGACAAGATTGACCTTGATTTCGTCGGGCAGCCACGAGCCTTTGCGCAGGCAATTCTATTTGGTCCTGATGGAAAACTGTTTGTGCCAATTAATGGTGACGGTCCCGACACAGGTTCGGTGCTGCGATACAACCTCCATCATCATCATAAAACGTTCGATGTGTTCGTGCCACCGGCTTCAGCGGGTGGACCGTTAGGGATGCCGTGGTATCTAACATTTGGCAATACTAACCCCGGTACACTAGCTTACCAGCATGACCAGGAAGAGAGCAGCGACCATCATCACCACCATGTTGACGAGAGTAGTTAA
- a CDS encoding IS110 family transposase, whose translation MNPVVGLDVAKGESQVQAFLDQSKPYGKSFSMKHTKEELDQFLDFLKEVEEVAGQMPMVILESTGHYHSPVIQYLEEQGILYILLNPIISYQAKKSSLRKVKTDAIDAYQLCVLYYKEDFEPHKIRGIQLLDLRNLSRQQEIVTNMYVEAKLQFHTILDQVFPEYRKVFGDLYSKVSLLMLKEYPTSEAVLTAGESRLAESVIEFCPSRSGEWAWEKAKKIMNSASRNPFQKNVYESHVINLRMYIELLFHYQGHLSDLEDRIVALANEMEEYKIIQSIPGIGEKIAATIISEIGEIDRFNHPKKLVAFAGVDPSVHSSGKFTATINRITKRGSSRLRHSLYLAVLCGIRSSRNKKLKAFYDKKKSEGKPAKVSIVACINKLLHWIYAILSRKETFLDLA comes from the coding sequence ATGAATCCAGTTGTTGGTCTGGATGTGGCAAAAGGAGAGAGCCAAGTACAGGCATTTTTAGACCAATCTAAACCGTATGGGAAGAGCTTTTCAATGAAGCATACCAAGGAGGAATTGGATCAATTTTTAGACTTTCTAAAAGAAGTTGAAGAGGTGGCAGGGCAGATGCCTATGGTCATTTTAGAATCTACAGGGCATTACCATTCTCCCGTTATTCAATACTTGGAGGAACAAGGGATTCTATATATCTTACTAAATCCGATTATTTCTTATCAGGCAAAGAAGTCCAGTTTACGGAAGGTAAAAACAGACGCTATCGATGCGTACCAGTTGTGTGTGCTGTATTACAAGGAGGATTTTGAACCTCATAAAATTAGAGGAATTCAGCTTTTAGACCTTCGTAATTTGTCCAGACAACAGGAAATCGTAACGAATATGTATGTGGAGGCTAAACTTCAGTTTCACACCATTTTAGATCAAGTGTTTCCTGAATACCGGAAGGTTTTTGGGGATCTATATTCGAAGGTTTCTTTATTGATGTTAAAGGAATATCCTACTTCAGAGGCGGTATTAACGGCCGGAGAAAGTAGACTAGCAGAGAGTGTAATAGAGTTCTGTCCTAGCAGATCGGGTGAATGGGCGTGGGAAAAAGCAAAAAAAATAATGAATTCCGCATCTCGAAATCCATTTCAAAAAAACGTGTATGAAAGTCACGTAATCAATCTTCGTATGTATATTGAGTTGCTTTTTCATTACCAGGGACACCTTTCTGATTTGGAAGATCGTATAGTGGCCCTGGCAAATGAAATGGAAGAATATAAGATCATCCAATCGATTCCCGGTATCGGAGAAAAAATCGCAGCCACGATTATCTCAGAAATTGGTGAAATCGATCGGTTTAATCATCCGAAAAAACTGGTTGCCTTCGCTGGAGTGGATCCAAGTGTTCACTCATCGGGTAAGTTTACGGCAACCATTAATCGTATTACCAAAAGGGGTTCGAGCAGACTACGTCACTCTCTGTATCTTGCCGTACTATGCGGCATAAGAAGTTCAAGGAACAAAAAGCTTAAAGCCTTCTATGATAAGAAAAAATCAGAAGGAAAACCTGCCAAAGTGTCAATCGTTGCCTGTATAAATAAGTTACTTCATTGGATTTATGCTATATTAAGCAGAAAAGAAACGTTCCTAGATTTAGCCTAA